Proteins from a single region of Desulfosporosinus sp. Sb-LF:
- the pepF gene encoding oligoendopeptidase F: MEQQRLKSRAEIPETTKWQLEDIFSDNDQWEKEFAHTEKLLGEGEKFEGHLADSPETLITCFEWMDDLSLSIEEVYSYARMRRDEDNRKANYQALTERAGMLAVKVSSAAAFVVPELLAMSEEKLQEFRASSPKMEHYNQALEDILRKKKHILSSMEEKLLAQMGELAEAPGAIFSMANNADLKFPSIDDELGQSVELTKGNFIQFMESPKQSVRKAAFETLYRTYEKQRNTWAATLNASIKSDVFFAKARNYPSAIEASLDDDRVPIKVYDSLIDTVHEFLPQMHRYVQLRKKALKLDELHMYDIYVPIVPETTMTITYEEAKNMVIEGLRPLGEDYIKILQEGLEKKWIDVYENEGKTSGAYSWGTYRSHPYVLLNHQDTLDSMFTLAHEMGHSLHTYFSNRKQPHLYAGYKIFVAEVASTLNEALIMEHLLETTKDPKTLAYLINHYLEQFRGTIFRQTMFAEFEKKIHSVVEEGGALTADNFSEIYRDLNAVYYGPDVILDPEIALEWARIPHFYNAFYVYKYATGFSAATAFARAILDEGEPAVARYLEFLSGGSSDYPIELLRKAGVDMETPVPVRNALQVFTGLVERLETLLT; the protein is encoded by the coding sequence GTGGAACAACAACGCCTGAAGTCAAGGGCAGAAATTCCGGAGACCACGAAGTGGCAGTTGGAAGACATTTTTTCCGATAACGATCAGTGGGAAAAAGAGTTTGCTCACACGGAGAAGCTCTTAGGGGAAGGTGAAAAATTTGAAGGGCATTTAGCAGATAGTCCTGAGACTCTTATCACGTGCTTCGAATGGATGGATGATTTAAGTTTGAGTATTGAAGAAGTATACTCTTATGCTCGAATGCGGAGAGATGAGGATAATCGCAAGGCAAACTATCAGGCTTTGACTGAACGCGCAGGAATGCTCGCCGTTAAAGTAAGTAGCGCAGCGGCTTTCGTGGTCCCGGAATTGTTAGCGATGTCTGAAGAGAAGTTGCAGGAATTCCGCGCGTCGTCTCCCAAAATGGAACATTACAACCAAGCCTTGGAGGATATTCTACGCAAGAAAAAGCACATTCTCAGTTCAATGGAAGAAAAATTGTTAGCCCAAATGGGTGAATTGGCAGAAGCTCCAGGAGCAATCTTCTCTATGGCTAATAATGCAGACCTAAAATTCCCGAGTATTGACGATGAATTGGGCCAATCAGTAGAATTGACCAAAGGGAATTTTATCCAGTTCATGGAAAGCCCTAAGCAGAGCGTGAGAAAGGCAGCCTTTGAGACACTCTATCGTACCTATGAGAAGCAAAGGAATACGTGGGCAGCGACTTTAAATGCTAGTATTAAATCGGACGTCTTTTTTGCCAAGGCGCGGAACTATCCTTCAGCTATTGAAGCTTCCCTAGATGATGACCGTGTCCCCATTAAGGTCTATGATTCTCTAATTGATACGGTCCACGAATTTTTGCCTCAAATGCATCGATATGTTCAACTGCGTAAAAAAGCCCTGAAGCTCGATGAATTACATATGTATGATATCTACGTTCCCATTGTTCCGGAAACAACCATGACGATTACTTATGAAGAAGCAAAAAACATGGTGATTGAAGGCTTGCGGCCTCTAGGAGAAGACTATATTAAGATCCTACAGGAAGGTCTCGAGAAGAAATGGATTGATGTGTATGAAAATGAAGGAAAGACGAGCGGAGCTTATTCTTGGGGCACGTATCGCTCACATCCGTATGTCTTATTAAACCATCAAGACACTCTGGATTCAATGTTTACCCTCGCTCACGAGATGGGTCACTCGTTACATACCTATTTTTCTAACCGTAAACAACCCCACCTCTATGCCGGCTACAAAATTTTTGTAGCAGAAGTTGCTTCAACGTTGAATGAAGCCTTGATTATGGAGCATCTCTTAGAAACTACAAAGGATCCTAAAACTTTGGCCTATTTGATTAATCATTATCTTGAACAGTTTCGTGGCACTATTTTTAGGCAAACTATGTTTGCTGAATTTGAAAAGAAGATTCACTCTGTGGTAGAAGAAGGGGGGGCTTTAACAGCTGACAATTTCTCTGAGATTTATCGTGATTTAAATGCAGTTTATTATGGACCAGATGTTATTCTCGATCCTGAGATTGCTCTAGAATGGGCACGAATACCACATTTTTATAATGCTTTTTATGTTTACAAATATGCTACGGGATTCTCAGCGGCAACAGCCTTTGCGCGGGCGATTTTAGATGAAGGTGAGCCAGCTGTTGCGAGGTATTTGGAATTTCTGAGTGGAGGAAGTTCAGATTATCCCATCGAATTATTGCGTAAAGCGGGCGTTGATATGGAAACTCCTGTTCCGGTACGGAATGCTCTACAAGTCTTTACAGGACTTGTAGAACGATTGGAAACTCTCTTAACGTAA
- a CDS encoding HD domain-containing protein → MDNVANQDRVQQVILAAQGFYARKDRAHDLEHALRVREWGKRLAEEEGADVIVIELAALLHDIGRSGTVEKTHAESSAGLAVNILHKTGYPEDIVGRVKEAIVSHSREGGHEPNTLEAKILYDADKLDFAGAIGLGRLFTMAGVQGWPLVGENSCETFYQEKIRGYHEHLFTKAAITYFEPMFLYMEGFWQELHAEQRLKTSFSGQATSV, encoded by the coding sequence ATGGATAATGTTGCAAATCAAGATCGTGTACAACAAGTTATACTGGCAGCTCAGGGGTTTTACGCTCGAAAAGATCGTGCACATGATCTAGAACACGCTTTAAGAGTTAGGGAATGGGGTAAAAGATTGGCTGAGGAAGAAGGTGCGGACGTAATAGTCATAGAGTTGGCCGCGCTTCTTCATGACATCGGTCGATCCGGGACGGTAGAAAAAACGCATGCGGAAAGTAGTGCCGGACTTGCTGTCAATATTCTGCATAAAACTGGGTATCCTGAGGATATTGTTGGGAGAGTTAAAGAGGCAATCGTGTCCCATTCCCGTGAAGGAGGACACGAACCGAATACACTTGAGGCAAAAATTCTGTACGATGCAGACAAATTGGATTTTGCGGGAGCAATTGGCTTAGGGCGTTTGTTTACTATGGCCGGGGTTCAAGGTTGGCCATTGGTTGGTGAAAATTCTTGTGAGACGTTTTACCAAGAAAAAATTCGTGGTTATCACGAACATTTATTTACGAAGGCCGCTATAACATATTTTGAGCCAATGTTTCTTTACATGGAAGGTTTTTGGCAAGAGTTACATGCTGAACAACGACTCAAAACATCGTTTTCTGGACAAGCTACTTCTGTATAA
- a CDS encoding tetratricopeptide repeat protein, whose translation MIKHYLSVFILIACIILAIGILNAVDNPTLSSRLPTESSAVSTTPPQTTERLSSSPPKPIHVSDSQALAHYEQGLKLYYQRQFPEALRLLNQALVIDPQCYEALNAKGATLAFQGNYDQGLALIQQALNLNPSFVYGNFNLGLVNELAGRWDAAVSAYQKALQLDNRDTWSYYGIASIYGRLGKIDKVLEYLQPAIALDPDVKEVARGEHDFAPVREDPRFQALVKP comes from the coding sequence ATGATTAAACATTATTTATCCGTATTTATTCTCATAGCATGCATTATCCTTGCGATAGGCATTTTGAACGCCGTCGACAATCCAACCTTGTCCTCTAGACTCCCCACAGAGTCAAGCGCAGTTTCTACAACTCCGCCTCAGACAACTGAACGCCTCTCTTCTTCTCCGCCCAAGCCCATCCATGTCTCAGATTCCCAAGCACTAGCTCACTATGAACAAGGGCTTAAACTTTATTATCAACGCCAATTTCCTGAAGCTCTGAGGCTTTTGAATCAAGCACTGGTAATCGATCCTCAATGTTATGAAGCACTAAACGCCAAAGGCGCGACACTCGCTTTTCAGGGAAATTATGATCAAGGGCTTGCTCTTATTCAGCAAGCCCTCAACCTCAATCCATCCTTTGTGTATGGCAATTTTAATTTAGGATTGGTTAATGAACTAGCTGGACGATGGGATGCGGCGGTTTCAGCATACCAAAAGGCCTTACAACTTGACAATCGAGATACGTGGAGCTATTACGGCATTGCGAGTATATATGGCCGACTTGGTAAGATTGACAAAGTCTTAGAATATCTACAACCAGCAATCGCCCTCGACCCCGATGTTAAGGAAGTCGCTCGTGGTGAACATGATTTCGCCCCCGTTCGCGAGGATCCACGTTTCCAGGCCTTAGTCAAACCCTAG